Below is a genomic region from Streptococcus salivarius.
GTCGAAGATTTCAGTATCGATATCAAAGACAAGGAATTCATCGTTTTCGTAGGTCCTTCAGGATGTGGTAAATCAACAACTCTCCGTATGGTTGCTGGTCTCGAAGAAATCACAGAAGGTAAACTCTATATCGATGGTGAAGTGGTTAATGACAAATCACCAAAAGATCGTGACATTGCCATGGTATTCCAAAACTACGCACTTTACCCTCACATGACTGTTTATGAAAATATGGCCTTTGGTCTTAAACTTCGTAAATATAAAAAAGACGATATCGACAAACGTGTCCGTGAAGCTGCTGCCAGCCTTGGTTTGACAGAGTTCTTAGATCGTAAGCCTGCAGACCTATCTGGTGGTCAACGTCAACGTGTAGCTATGGGACGTGCCATCGTTCGTGATGCTAAAGTCTTCCTCATGGATGAACCTCTCTCAAACTTGGATGCTAAGCTTCGTGTGACCATGCGTGCTGAAATTGCTAAAATTACTCGTAATATTGGCGCAACAACCATCTACGTAACCCACGACCAAACAGAAGCTATGACTCTTGCTGACCGTATCGTTATCATGAGTTCTACTAAAAACCCTGATGGTTCTGGTACTATCGGTCGTATCGAACAAATTGGTACCCCTCAAGAACTTTATAATGAGCCAGCCAATAAATTTGTTGCCGGATTCATCGGAAGTCCTGCTATGAACTTCTTCAATGTCAAAGTTGATGGCAACCGTATCACTAACTCTGAAGGTTTGGATATTGCAATCTCTGAAGGTCAAGCTAAAATCTTGAAAGAAACTGGTTATCAAGGCAAGGAAGTTATCTTTGGTATCCGTCCTGAAGATGTTTCAAGCCGTCCAATCGTTCAAGAAGTCTATCCAGATGCCAATGTAGATGCTGAAGTCGTCGTTTCAGAGCTTCTTGGTGCAGAAACAATGCTCTACCTAAAACTTGGAGAAACTGAGTTTGCTGCCCGTGTTGATGCGCGTGACTTCCATAATCCAGGTGAAAAAGTTAACCTTACTTTCAACGTTGCTAAAGGTCACTTCTTCGACGCTGAAACAGAAAAACGTATCAGTTTGTAAGATAAAAAAATCAGCTCAAGTGGCTGATTTTTTGTTTGGCATGATTAACCTACATTCTAACAGTACTTCCTATCACTCACTAAACATATCTCTTTCAATCTATGATATAATATCCTTTGGCACCTCGACACCGCCTACGAAGGGAGGTGAGTTTGCCTATGATGGATTTACTATTCAAAACTATCATCGGACCTATTGTGGTCGGTGTTATCCTTCGTCTGATCGACAAGTGGTTAAACAAGGATAGATAGTGCTAAAAAAGACCCCGAGCTTATGTGGAAGTTAGCTTGGGGTCTTTTCTTGCCTATGATATAGACTTACTATTCAATACAAGTGTATTATGTCATAAAAGCTTAGAATTGTCAAGAAACTTGAAGGTAACCTTTAGATAGAGATCTTAGTCTTTAGTCTTGTCTTCTTCGTCTTTTTTATCATTATCTGTCTTATTTACGGCTGCTTTAAACTCGGCTAGCATTTTACCGATAGATTGTCCGAGTTCTGGCAAGCGTTTAGGACCAAAGATGAGGAGGGCACCTAGGACGATAATGGTAAGTCCTGGAGCTCCGATATCACGTAGAATTCCCATGAGATCTCCTTTCTATTTATCTTTATATTTTCTTTGTTTACGTTTATAAATGAGCTTACTAAGAGTTACGCTAACTTCATAAAGCAAGATTAAGGGAGCAGTCATAGCTAGGTCACTGATAAAGTCAGCTGGTGTCAGAATGACCGCCAAAACTAAGAGAACAAAGTAAGCATAGCGTCTATAGCGTGTCAGAAATTCTGGTGTCAATATACCTATAGAGGTTAGGAAACTAACAACTACGGGAAGTTCAAAGAGAACTGCTAAAGGCACTGTCGTATGCAGTAAAAAAATAAGGTAGTTTTGTGCTGTAATTTGTGTATCAAAGAGCTCTTCACCTAGTTTTAAAAGCACTTCTAAGATAGCTGGACTAACAAAATAATAACCAAAGGCCAAACCCAATACAAAACAGACAAAAGTTGCTGGAATATAGGCAAAAATGGCACGCGCTTCATTGTCCCTCAAACCAGGTTTCACAAACTGCCAAATCTGGTAGGTGGTAAAAGGCAAAGTGACTGTAAAAGCCATAAGGCTGGCTAAGTTAATGTAAATCCAGAGAATATCGTTAGGTCCTAGAACCAATAAGGGCTTATCAAATCCTCTAGTCAGATAAGCATAGAGCTCTCCGGCAAACAACAGAGTGATACAGAAAACTAGGAAAAAGCAAATCACTACTGCAATAAAACGTCTTCGAAATTCCACCAGATGCTCAACAATGGTCATCTCGTCCTTACTTCTTGCCATGCTGTTTCACCGTTACAAAGGCAATAATAACAATAAAGATAATTTGTGGAATCAAGACTTCCCAGCTTGGATAAATACCAGCCCAATCAATGATTGGGAAACCACTAATCAAATGATTGGACATCATATTAGTCAACTGAAGGGCATGAATGCTGACACCGAGCATCTTGAAGGCCAAGGCATAAATCAACCAGGTCAAAATAAAGAAGATGCGGTGAGGTTTAATATAGTGACTAGCTTTAGTCATAGCAACAGCAATAATAACAAGAACTGCAATGGCTAAAGCAATACCAATCAAGAAATTAGCTGTCGTGATACGTGGAATAATACCAACATAGAAAAGAATGGTCTCGGCACCTTCACGGAAGACAGCCAAGAAACTAAGGGCAAACATGGATACAAAACTTCCAGTAGCCGTCACTGTCTTCATCTGACGGTCCATAAAGTCATTCCACTGTTTAACTGACGACTTGCTGTGGAGCCAGATTCCAATCAGAATCATCATCGCAACTGCAAAGATACCAACGCCACCTTCAATAATTTCACGGTTAGCCCCTGAGGTCACAGCTGGAAAGACAACTTGTAAGATAACAGCTATAACTGCGCTGGCAAGAACACCAGCAATGGCTCCGCCATAAACCCATTTGAGTCCCTTACACATCTTGGCTGCCTTAAGAGTTGTCACAAGGGCCATGACGATAAGGAGGGCTTCGACCCCTTCACGCAAGAGAATCAACATGGCATCAAAGGCATTATAAGAAGCACTGGTATCGATAGCAGATAGGTCTGTAATCAAGGCTTGCAGTTTGTCCTGATAAGCTTTTTCTTTTCCCTTAACCATGATAACGGGAGTTTCACTCTCCACGCGCGTATAGAGACTAGGGTTAGTCGTGCTTACATCACCTTCAATGGTTGGCCAGATAGTGATGAACTTCTTCATAGTTGCCGTAGCCGTTTTTTCATCACCTGCTTGGAATTGACCGAGAGCCTTTTCCAAGAGTTTAATACCATCTTTTAGGGTTAAACTTGAGCTTTTACTATCAAGAGGGACGCCCTTGATAAAGTCATCAATCCCACCCTTGAGATCATCATAGGACGACTGGATGCTGGTGAAATCAGTAGGCTCCGTCTCAATGCTACTGCGCAAAAGTGAAATGGCCGTCTCAATCTTGCCGTAGTAGGCAGTACTGTGGTCACGGACAACAGCTTCATTTCGCGTCCAAGCATTATTCAATTCGCCGTAAGTTTTGCGGGTCGCAGCTAGGTCCTTAGCCGTAATGGCATCCTGTAAGTTCTTGAAATAAGGATTAAGACGGGTCTCAAGTTTTTCCTTTTCCGCAT
It encodes:
- a CDS encoding ABC transporter ATP-binding protein yields the protein MTTLKLDKIYKKYPNATHYSVEDFSIDIKDKEFIVFVGPSGCGKSTTLRMVAGLEEITEGKLYIDGEVVNDKSPKDRDIAMVFQNYALYPHMTVYENMAFGLKLRKYKKDDIDKRVREAAASLGLTEFLDRKPADLSGGQRQRVAMGRAIVRDAKVFLMDEPLSNLDAKLRVTMRAEIAKITRNIGATTIYVTHDQTEAMTLADRIVIMSSTKNPDGSGTIGRIEQIGTPQELYNEPANKFVAGFIGSPAMNFFNVKVDGNRITNSEGLDIAISEGQAKILKETGYQGKEVIFGIRPEDVSSRPIVQEVYPDANVDAEVVVSELLGAETMLYLKLGETEFAARVDARDFHNPGEKVNLTFNVAKGHFFDAETEKRISL
- a CDS encoding type I toxin-antitoxin system Fst family toxin; the encoded protein is MMDLLFKTIIGPIVVGVILRLIDKWLNKDR
- a CDS encoding twin-arginine translocase TatA/TatE family subunit produces the protein MGILRDIGAPGLTIIVLGALLIFGPKRLPELGQSIGKMLAEFKAAVNKTDNDKKDEEDKTKD
- the tatC gene encoding twin-arginine translocase subunit TatC; the encoded protein is MARSKDEMTIVEHLVEFRRRFIAVVICFFLVFCITLLFAGELYAYLTRGFDKPLLVLGPNDILWIYINLASLMAFTVTLPFTTYQIWQFVKPGLRDNEARAIFAYIPATFVCFVLGLAFGYYFVSPAILEVLLKLGEELFDTQITAQNYLIFLLHTTVPLAVLFELPVVVSFLTSIGILTPEFLTRYRRYAYFVLLVLAVILTPADFISDLAMTAPLILLYEVSVTLSKLIYKRKQRKYKDK
- a CDS encoding FTR1 family iron permease, with product MVKHSLNKLLVLLGLLALFLTYPVAAESYSDLYIKITDATTAVQNKDQAKAKELVGEIKTYFETKENHDSKAGKKVSKALDIKGDVTEEDLTSISSALLKFEKEQNPVDLDAEKEKLETRLNPYFKNLQDAITAKDLAATRKTYGELNNAWTRNEAVVRDHSTAYYGKIETAISLLRSSIETEPTDFTSIQSSYDDLKGGIDDFIKGVPLDSKSSSLTLKDGIKLLEKALGQFQAGDEKTATATMKKFITIWPTIEGDVSTTNPSLYTRVESETPVIMVKGKEKAYQDKLQALITDLSAIDTSASYNAFDAMLILLREGVEALLIVMALVTTLKAAKMCKGLKWVYGGAIAGVLASAVIAVILQVVFPAVTSGANREIIEGGVGIFAVAMMILIGIWLHSKSSVKQWNDFMDRQMKTVTATGSFVSMFALSFLAVFREGAETILFYVGIIPRITTANFLIGIALAIAVLVIIAVAMTKASHYIKPHRIFFILTWLIYALAFKMLGVSIHALQLTNMMSNHLISGFPIIDWAGIYPSWEVLIPQIIFIVIIAFVTVKQHGKK